Proteins encoded in a region of the Ralstonia pseudosolanacearum genome:
- the tatA gene encoding Sec-independent protein translocase subunit TatA, translating to MGSFSIWHWLIVLLIIMMVFGTKKLRNIGSDLGSAVKGFKEGMREGSEDKPAGSQQGQQAAGQPPRELHDSTTIDVEARDKSKQG from the coding sequence ATGGGTTCCTTTAGCATTTGGCACTGGCTGATCGTGCTGCTGATCATCATGATGGTGTTCGGCACCAAGAAGCTGCGCAACATCGGTTCGGACCTCGGCAGCGCGGTCAAGGGCTTCAAGGAAGGCATGCGCGAAGGCTCGGAAGACAAGCCGGCCGGTTCGCAGCAAGGGCAGCAGGCCGCCGGCCAGCCGCCGCGCGAACTGCACGATTCGACGACCATCGACGTCGAAGCGCGCGACAAGTCCAAGCAAGGCTGA
- the tatB gene encoding Sec-independent protein translocase protein TatB, whose protein sequence is MIDLGISKLALIGAVALVVIGPERLPKVARTVGALVGRAQRYIADVKAEVSREIELEELRKMRTEFEEAARNVEQTIHQEVSRHTSEINERLNEALGDPASRQTATQTAEWRPAPAKSRNGRNSWRNKQLAMPKWYRRKQGVRMWAQSGAARVKRHRPPIVAAQSRGRSFFE, encoded by the coding sequence ATGATCGATCTCGGCATTTCCAAGCTGGCGCTGATCGGCGCGGTGGCGCTGGTCGTCATCGGGCCGGAGCGCCTGCCCAAGGTGGCACGCACGGTCGGGGCTCTGGTCGGCCGCGCGCAGCGCTATATCGCGGACGTGAAGGCCGAAGTCAGCCGCGAGATCGAACTCGAGGAGCTGCGCAAGATGCGCACCGAGTTCGAGGAGGCCGCGCGCAATGTCGAGCAGACCATCCACCAGGAAGTCAGCCGGCACACCTCCGAGATCAATGAGCGCCTGAACGAGGCGCTCGGCGATCCGGCCTCGCGCCAGACGGCCACGCAGACCGCCGAGTGGCGCCCGGCGCCGGCCAAGTCGCGCAACGGCCGCAACAGCTGGCGCAACAAGCAGCTGGCGATGCCGAAGTGGTATCGCCGCAAGCAGGGCGTGCGCATGTGGGCACAGTCCGGCGCCGCGCGCGTCAAGCGCCACCGTCCGCCCATCGTCGCCGCGCAGTCGCGCGGCCGGTCTTTCTTCGAATGA
- the tatC gene encoding twin-arginine translocase subunit TatC, with the protein MSAAPHDPHDSPEDGAPETFISHLVELRERIVKAGAGVLLIFLGLVYWAPDIFNLFSRPLIQALPKNGHMIVTDVTGSFFVPMKVTLLVAFLVALPWVLYQIWRFVAPGLYAHEKRMVVPLVVSSYVLFLCGVAFAYFLVFPTVFKFMAHYNAPLGAEMSTDVDKYLSFAMTTFLAFGITFEVPVVVIVLVRFGIVSLEKLRQIRPYVVVGAFVIAAVVTPPDVMSQLLLAVPLWLLYELGLILAAIFIRKTAVPDAETEHLPVVKD; encoded by the coding sequence ATGAGTGCCGCTCCGCACGATCCGCACGATTCGCCCGAGGACGGCGCACCGGAAACCTTCATCTCGCACCTGGTCGAGCTGCGCGAGCGCATCGTCAAGGCCGGCGCGGGCGTGCTGCTGATCTTCCTGGGCCTGGTGTACTGGGCGCCCGACATCTTCAACCTGTTCTCGCGTCCGCTGATACAGGCGCTGCCCAAGAACGGCCACATGATCGTCACCGATGTCACCGGCTCGTTCTTCGTGCCGATGAAGGTGACGCTGCTGGTGGCCTTCCTGGTCGCGCTGCCGTGGGTGCTGTACCAGATCTGGCGCTTCGTGGCGCCGGGGCTGTACGCGCACGAGAAGCGCATGGTCGTGCCGCTGGTGGTGAGCAGCTACGTGCTGTTCCTGTGTGGCGTGGCGTTCGCGTACTTCCTGGTCTTCCCGACCGTGTTCAAGTTCATGGCGCACTACAACGCGCCGCTGGGCGCGGAGATGTCGACCGACGTCGACAAGTACCTCAGCTTCGCCATGACCACCTTCCTGGCCTTCGGCATCACCTTCGAGGTGCCGGTAGTGGTGATCGTGCTGGTGCGCTTCGGCATCGTCAGCCTGGAGAAGCTGCGGCAGATCCGGCCGTACGTGGTGGTGGGGGCGTTCGTGATCGCGGCCGTCGTCACGCCGCCGGATGTGATGTCGCAGCTGCTGCTGGCCGTGCCGCTGTGGCTGCTGTACGAGCTGGGCCTGATCCTGGCCGCGATCTTCATCCGCAAGACCGCGGTGCCCGACGCCGAGACGGAACATCTTCCGGTGGTGAAGGACTGA
- a CDS encoding ABC transporter ATP-binding protein, translating to MIELTVNDLHLEYGNNPVLKGVSMQLQKGEVVSLLGPSGSGKTTLLRAVAGLEQASSGTVKIGERVMFDDAAGLDVPAEARNLGLVFQSYALWPHKTVAENVAYPLKLRKTPPPQIKERVQAVLQQLGLGHLGERFPSQLSGGQQQRVAIARALVYNPPVILLDEPLSNLDAKLREEARAFLRELIVRLGLSALMVTHDQSEAMAMSDRILLLNNGVIEQQGTPEQMYGAPETLFTAEFMGSNNRIKGKIAEVRDGMARLVDEAGGWSLWGVARDDLKPGATAHGVIRLEQVRVGLDNADNTIRLPLATRMYLGDRWECLFRGTGAAGTGLRAYASNAPGDGEYALTFPREQFWLFAA from the coding sequence ATGATTGAACTCACCGTCAACGACCTGCACCTGGAATACGGCAACAACCCGGTGCTCAAGGGTGTCTCGATGCAGTTGCAGAAGGGCGAGGTGGTGTCGCTGCTGGGCCCGTCGGGCTCGGGCAAGACCACGCTGCTGCGCGCCGTCGCCGGCCTGGAGCAGGCCAGCAGCGGCACGGTCAAGATCGGCGAGCGCGTGATGTTCGACGACGCCGCCGGCCTGGACGTGCCGGCCGAGGCGCGCAACCTGGGCCTGGTGTTCCAGTCCTACGCGCTGTGGCCGCACAAGACCGTCGCCGAGAACGTCGCCTACCCGCTCAAGCTGCGCAAGACGCCGCCCCCGCAGATCAAGGAACGCGTGCAGGCCGTGCTGCAGCAGCTCGGCCTCGGCCACCTGGGCGAGCGCTTCCCGAGCCAGCTCTCCGGCGGCCAGCAGCAGCGCGTGGCGATCGCCCGCGCGCTGGTGTACAACCCGCCCGTGATCCTGCTGGACGAGCCGCTGTCCAACCTCGATGCCAAGCTGCGCGAAGAGGCCCGCGCCTTCCTGCGCGAGCTGATCGTGCGCCTGGGCCTGTCGGCGCTGATGGTCACGCACGACCAGAGCGAGGCGATGGCGATGTCGGACCGCATCCTGCTGCTCAACAACGGCGTGATCGAACAGCAGGGCACGCCCGAGCAGATGTACGGCGCGCCGGAAACGCTGTTCACCGCCGAGTTCATGGGCAGCAACAACCGCATCAAAGGCAAGATCGCCGAAGTGCGCGACGGCATGGCGCGGCTGGTGGACGAAGCCGGCGGCTGGTCGCTGTGGGGCGTGGCGCGCGACGACCTGAAGCCCGGCGCGACGGCGCATGGCGTGATCCGGCTGGAACAGGTGCGCGTCGGCCTGGACAACGCCGACAACACCATCCGCCTGCCGCTGGCCACGCGCATGTACCTGGGCGACCGCTGGGAATGCCTGTTCCGCGGCACCGGCGCGGCCGGCACCGGCCTGCGCGCCTACGCCAGCAATGCGCCCGGCGACGGCGAATACGCGCTGACCTTCCCGCGCGAGCAGTTCTGGCTGTTCGCGGCGTAA
- a CDS encoding ABC transporter permease — translation MRSMTHDRAAASQAIPQRSPWTRVGQALPRGVVILLTALAIFTPLALIFYQSFLSAPFFMPDALAGLDAYRFIFTDPDFWHAFEKSTVLALGLAVISVPLGGILAFLMVRSDLPGRRIIEPMLMIPVFVSPMVLAFGYVVSAGPVGFYTIWFRQLFGGAPWNVYSFTSIIIIAGLTHVPHVYLYVSSALRSLGSDVEEAARISGASPLSVALNVSLPMVRPALLYAAVLVIFLGFEVFGLVLVLGDPEGHLVLATYLYKLTNKLGTPAYHLMAAVAVCLVMVTFPLVLLQRYMLRSANRFVTVKGKVTRSRPLPLGKWRWPAWAVVVLWFFVTVIVPLSGIALRAFVSNWGEGVSLMEAISTTAFHQIFEQPQFLRAIVNTVLIGVIGGAIAVGCYTCIGLAMHRKPDGWTRILDYSVLVPRAIPGLLAGLAFLWVFLFVPNWVETALTDSSVPFAGWMIEHVVPALRNLRSTIFSVWIAYSVVWMAYGLRLISAALLQVGPELEEAARSVGASRARTTRDVTVPLTRYGLLGAWLLIFLIFEREYSTGVYLLSPGTETIGSMLVSLWAGGAIDIVAALSFVNIVLVAVGLGIALRFGVKLHD, via the coding sequence ATGCGTTCCATGACGCACGACCGTGCCGCCGCATCGCAAGCCATTCCGCAACGCTCGCCCTGGACGCGCGTGGGACAAGCTTTGCCGCGCGGCGTGGTCATCCTGCTCACCGCGCTGGCGATCTTCACGCCGCTGGCGCTGATCTTCTACCAGAGCTTCCTCTCCGCGCCGTTCTTCATGCCCGACGCGCTGGCGGGGCTCGATGCGTATCGCTTCATCTTCACCGATCCGGACTTCTGGCACGCGTTCGAGAAATCCACCGTGCTGGCCCTCGGGCTGGCGGTGATCTCGGTGCCGTTGGGCGGCATCCTGGCCTTCCTGATGGTGCGCTCCGACCTGCCCGGCCGCCGCATCATCGAGCCGATGCTGATGATTCCGGTGTTCGTCTCGCCGATGGTGCTGGCGTTCGGCTATGTGGTGTCGGCCGGTCCGGTCGGCTTCTATACGATCTGGTTCAGGCAGCTGTTCGGCGGCGCACCGTGGAACGTGTATTCGTTCACCAGCATCATCATCATCGCCGGGCTCACGCACGTGCCGCACGTGTATCTGTACGTATCGTCGGCGCTGCGCAGCCTGGGCTCCGATGTGGAGGAAGCCGCTCGCATCTCGGGCGCGTCGCCGCTGTCGGTGGCGCTCAATGTGAGCCTGCCGATGGTGCGGCCGGCGCTGCTGTACGCCGCCGTGCTGGTGATCTTCCTGGGCTTCGAAGTGTTCGGCCTGGTGCTGGTGCTGGGCGACCCGGAAGGCCACCTGGTGCTGGCGACGTACCTGTACAAGCTGACCAACAAGCTGGGCACGCCGGCCTACCACCTGATGGCTGCCGTGGCGGTCTGCCTGGTGATGGTGACCTTCCCGCTGGTGCTGCTGCAGCGCTACATGCTGCGCTCGGCCAACCGCTTCGTCACCGTCAAGGGCAAGGTCACGCGCAGCCGTCCGCTGCCGCTCGGCAAGTGGCGCTGGCCGGCGTGGGCGGTGGTGGTGCTGTGGTTCTTCGTGACGGTGATCGTGCCGCTGTCGGGCATCGCGCTGCGCGCCTTCGTGTCGAACTGGGGCGAAGGCGTGTCGCTGATGGAGGCGATCTCGACCACGGCGTTCCACCAGATCTTCGAGCAGCCGCAGTTTCTGCGGGCGATCGTCAACACCGTGCTGATCGGCGTGATCGGCGGGGCGATAGCGGTGGGCTGCTACACCTGCATCGGCCTGGCCATGCACCGCAAGCCGGACGGCTGGACACGCATCCTGGATTACAGCGTGCTGGTGCCGCGCGCGATTCCCGGTCTGCTGGCCGGCCTGGCGTTCCTGTGGGTGTTCCTGTTCGTGCCGAACTGGGTCGAGACCGCGCTGACCGACAGCAGCGTGCCCTTCGCCGGCTGGATGATCGAGCACGTGGTGCCGGCCCTGCGCAATCTGCGCAGCACGATCTTCAGCGTGTGGATCGCTTACTCGGTGGTGTGGATGGCCTACGGCCTGCGGCTGATCTCGGCCGCGCTGCTGCAGGTCGGCCCGGAGCTGGAGGAAGCCGCCCGCTCGGTCGGCGCCTCGCGCGCCCGCACCACGCGCGACGTGACCGTGCCGCTCACGCGCTACGGCCTGCTCGGCGCCTGGCTGCTGATCTTCCTGATTTTCGAGCGGGAATACTCGACCGGCGTGTACCTGCTGTCGCCGGGCACCGAGACCATCGGCTCGATGCTGGTTTCCCTGTGGGCGGGCGGCGCCATCGACATCGTCGCTGCGCTGTCCTTCGTCAACATTGTGCTGGTGGCCGTGGGCCTCGGCATTGCACTGCGTTTCGGAGTCAAGCTCCATGATTGA
- a CDS encoding ABC transporter substrate-binding protein, which yields MLRGHFAPARAAVTAAALTLGTAAFAQVPAGYPASYADTIAAAKKEGKVVVYATTDTKAADPLIKDFESLYPGVKVEYNDMNSSELYNRFISEQAAGGASADMMWNSSMDSQLKLAQTYALTYQSPEAASLPKWAVYKGLAYGTTYEPAVFLYNKRLMKDTEVPQTHADFAKLVSSQPERFKNKVTTYDIEKSAVGFMMAAQDNQDSPQYFDFIKAVGPNLVLQSSTGTMMERVASGENLLAYNILGSYAMARAKKDPSIGIVYPKDYTLVVSRVAMIAKKAQHPNAAKLWLDYILSKRGQDILANKSDLHSLRDDVTGEATAAGLKQILGQSIKPIPVDESVLTFLEPKKRLDFIKQWRTAAGR from the coding sequence ATGCTTCGTGGTCACTTTGCGCCTGCGCGCGCCGCAGTCACTGCTGCCGCCCTCACCTTGGGCACCGCTGCCTTCGCTCAAGTCCCCGCCGGCTACCCGGCCAGCTACGCCGACACCATCGCCGCCGCCAAGAAGGAAGGCAAGGTCGTGGTTTACGCGACCACCGATACCAAAGCGGCCGATCCGCTGATCAAGGATTTCGAGTCGCTGTATCCGGGCGTGAAGGTCGAATACAACGACATGAACAGCAGCGAGCTGTACAACCGCTTCATCAGCGAGCAGGCCGCCGGCGGCGCCTCGGCCGACATGATGTGGAACTCGTCGATGGACTCGCAGCTCAAGCTGGCGCAGACCTACGCGCTGACGTACCAGTCGCCCGAAGCGGCCAGCCTGCCGAAATGGGCCGTCTACAAGGGCCTGGCCTACGGCACGACGTACGAGCCGGCCGTGTTCCTCTATAACAAGCGCCTGATGAAGGACACGGAAGTGCCGCAAACGCACGCCGACTTCGCCAAGCTGGTAAGCAGCCAGCCGGAGCGCTTCAAGAACAAGGTCACCACCTACGACATCGAAAAGTCCGCCGTGGGCTTCATGATGGCCGCGCAGGACAACCAGGATTCGCCGCAGTACTTCGACTTCATCAAGGCCGTCGGCCCGAACCTGGTGCTGCAGTCCTCCACCGGCACGATGATGGAGCGCGTGGCCTCGGGCGAGAACCTGCTGGCGTACAACATCCTCGGTTCGTATGCGATGGCGCGAGCCAAGAAGGATCCGTCGATCGGCATCGTCTATCCGAAGGACTACACGCTGGTGGTCTCGCGCGTGGCGATGATCGCCAAAAAGGCGCAGCATCCGAACGCGGCCAAGCTGTGGCTGGACTACATCCTGTCCAAGCGCGGCCAGGACATCCTCGCCAACAAGTCGGACCTGCACTCGCTGCGTGACGACGTGACGGGCGAAGCCACCGCCGCCGGCCTGAAGCAGATCCTGGGCCAGTCCATCAAGCCGATCCCGGTGGACGAATCCGTGCTGACCTTCCTCGAGCCGAAGAAGCGCCTGGATTTCATCAAGCAATGGCGCACCGCCGCCGGCCGCTGA
- a CDS encoding sensor histidine kinase translates to MTRRFTPLPRSLKLTLLWLLLPGLIGVLAIDTLSAYQSLRTATDRAYDRALLGSVRAIENGVTIERGQVLVNVPYVALSMFESTAQSNVYYRVAYDQAAGAAALTGYDDLPLPAGALENDTPRFYDTLYHGEPVRIAAVAKPLYQPGLPARIVIQVAETIETRRALQQAVWRGMLARDAALVAVSVALLWLGVTLALRPLKRLARGIAVRASDDLRPLDATDVPAEVRPLVQAINHHIHRYAELAAAQSQFLADASHQLRTPLAVLLTQAEYALRETDPVRVREGLVAIIARLQSTNRLTSQLLALARAHHAGQDPPPETFDLGELARSVVVDALPLAREKQQDLGWDDSGLAAALPVSGYPAFLREALSNLVHNAIRYTPPGGRITVRAIADSDAALVCVDDTGPGMNTVERAHAFERFRRAHEGGTQPGGTKDARYAAEGSGLGLAIARAYAARSGGRIELADGEPNNHGGVGLSARIRVPLTRAATGTQHAATQQVQ, encoded by the coding sequence ATGACGCGACGCTTTACCCCGCTGCCGCGCAGCCTCAAGCTGACGCTGCTGTGGCTCCTGCTGCCGGGGCTGATCGGCGTGCTGGCGATCGATACGCTGTCGGCGTACCAATCGCTGCGCACGGCGACCGACCGCGCCTATGACCGCGCGCTGCTCGGCTCGGTACGCGCCATCGAGAACGGCGTGACGATCGAGCGCGGGCAGGTGCTGGTCAACGTGCCATACGTGGCACTGTCGATGTTCGAGTCGACCGCGCAGAGCAACGTGTACTACCGGGTCGCCTACGACCAGGCGGCCGGGGCGGCGGCCCTCACCGGCTACGACGACCTGCCGCTGCCGGCCGGCGCGCTCGAGAACGACACGCCCCGCTTCTACGACACGCTGTACCACGGCGAGCCGGTACGGATCGCGGCCGTGGCCAAGCCGCTGTACCAGCCGGGATTGCCTGCGCGCATTGTGATCCAGGTGGCCGAGACCATCGAGACGCGGCGCGCGCTGCAGCAAGCGGTGTGGCGCGGCATGCTGGCCCGCGATGCGGCGCTGGTGGCGGTGAGCGTGGCGCTGCTGTGGCTGGGCGTGACGCTGGCGCTGCGGCCGCTCAAGCGGCTGGCGCGCGGCATTGCCGTGCGCGCCTCCGATGACCTGCGCCCGCTCGACGCCACCGACGTACCGGCCGAAGTGCGGCCGCTGGTGCAGGCGATCAATCACCACATCCATCGCTATGCCGAGCTGGCGGCGGCGCAGAGCCAGTTCCTGGCCGATGCATCGCACCAGCTGCGCACGCCGCTGGCGGTGCTGCTGACCCAGGCCGAGTACGCGCTGCGCGAGACCGATCCGGTGCGGGTGCGCGAGGGCCTGGTCGCCATCATCGCGCGGCTGCAGTCCACCAATCGTCTGACCTCCCAGTTGCTGGCGCTGGCGCGTGCCCACCACGCCGGCCAGGATCCGCCGCCCGAGACCTTCGATCTGGGCGAGCTCGCGCGCAGCGTGGTGGTCGACGCGCTGCCGCTGGCGCGCGAAAAGCAGCAGGACCTGGGCTGGGACGACAGCGGACTGGCCGCAGCGCTGCCGGTGTCGGGCTATCCGGCGTTCCTGCGCGAGGCGCTGTCCAACCTCGTGCACAACGCCATCCGCTATACGCCGCCGGGCGGCCGCATCACCGTGCGCGCCATCGCGGACAGCGACGCCGCACTCGTTTGCGTGGACGACACGGGCCCCGGCATGAATACCGTGGAACGCGCCCACGCCTTCGAGCGCTTCCGCCGCGCGCATGAGGGCGGGACGCAGCCGGGCGGCACCAAGGATGCGCGCTATGCCGCCGAAGGCTCGGGGCTGGGGCTGGCCATCGCGCGCGCCTATGCCGCCCGCAGCGGCGGGCGGATCGAGCTGGCCGACGGCGAGCCGAACAACCATGGCGGCGTGGGGCTTTCCGCCCGGATCCGGGTACCGCTGACAAGGGCCGCCACCGGCACTCAACATGCTGCGACGCAGCAGGTGCAATGA
- a CDS encoding response regulator: MRILLVEDEEELAAWLARALAQSGFVVERAADGLAAEAFLASGEFDAVVLDLRLPRKDGFAVLADMRARDDRTPVLILTAQGALDERVRGLNAGADDFLTKPFALTELEARLMALIRRSRGRAFPRLRCGPLEFDTGRKAFLLTGEPLSLTPREHAALSALLHKTGQPISKVHLFDKVFNLDSDSSPDAVEVVVHRLRKKLAGSGVQIVTVRGLGYLLEAEASGVPQAAGDTSAP, encoded by the coding sequence ATGCGGATCTTGCTGGTGGAGGATGAAGAGGAGCTGGCGGCATGGCTTGCGCGCGCGCTGGCGCAGAGCGGCTTCGTGGTGGAGCGCGCGGCGGACGGGCTGGCGGCGGAAGCGTTCCTGGCCTCGGGCGAATTCGACGCCGTCGTGCTGGACCTGCGCCTGCCGCGCAAGGACGGCTTTGCCGTGCTGGCCGACATGCGCGCGCGCGACGATCGCACGCCGGTGCTGATCCTGACGGCCCAGGGCGCGCTGGACGAGCGCGTGCGCGGCCTGAACGCCGGCGCCGACGACTTCCTCACCAAACCGTTTGCGCTGACGGAGCTCGAAGCGCGGCTGATGGCGCTGATCCGCCGCAGCCGGGGCCGGGCGTTCCCGCGCCTGCGCTGCGGGCCGCTGGAATTCGACACCGGCCGCAAAGCCTTCCTGCTGACGGGCGAGCCGCTGTCGCTGACGCCGCGCGAGCACGCCGCGCTGTCCGCGCTGCTGCACAAGACCGGGCAACCGATCAGCAAGGTCCATCTGTTCGACAAGGTGTTCAACCTGGACAGCGATTCCAGCCCGGACGCCGTGGAAGTGGTCGTGCATCGCCTGCGCAAGAAGCTGGCGGGGTCCGGTGTGCAGATCGTCACGGTGCGCGGGCTGGGCTACCTGCTCGAAGCCGAAGCGAGCGGCGTCCCGCAGGCGGCGGGCGACACGTCCGCGCCATGA
- a CDS encoding ABC transporter substrate-binding protein translates to MLFHDNAWRPLNDLTQFDAAPIRMPFISDTRRRWLCRAAALLAAGGLAAAKSPAQWLGRPAPEFPPYYPRDYGVMFDAARREGRVTVYSTTDFAAAHPLIRAFEARYPGVTVDYREQNSDDLYRRYLVELASGTPGADVVWSSSMPEQFKLVNDGHALPYASPERPYLPSWAIWKNEAYGTSYEPIVFVYNARQLPAELVPATHADFARILTAHRDLLRGRVASYDIEHSGSAFLFAAEDARTTPVFWDVARALGAANVNLYTTTAAMLERVASGESLLAYNVIGSYAARYADRNPALAIKMPADYTLVATRVAFIARRTTHPNAARLWLDFVLSREGQSVMANRAFLFSLRQDVETGLTAKRLLAELGNTHRPIPVGPGLLAHQDQLRRADFLKRWHAALGR, encoded by the coding sequence GTGCTTTTTCATGATAATGCTTGGCGCCCGCTCAACGACCTCACCCAATTCGACGCGGCGCCGATTCGCATGCCGTTCATCTCCGATACCCGACGTCGCTGGTTGTGCCGGGCCGCCGCGCTGCTGGCCGCGGGCGGTCTCGCCGCCGCCAAGAGCCCGGCGCAATGGCTGGGTCGTCCCGCACCCGAATTCCCGCCGTACTATCCGCGCGACTACGGCGTGATGTTCGATGCCGCCCGGCGGGAAGGCCGCGTCACGGTGTATTCCACGACCGACTTCGCGGCAGCCCACCCGCTCATTCGGGCATTCGAGGCCCGCTATCCCGGGGTCACGGTCGATTACCGCGAGCAGAACAGCGATGACCTCTACCGCCGCTACCTCGTCGAATTGGCCTCGGGCACGCCGGGCGCGGACGTGGTCTGGAGTTCATCCATGCCGGAGCAGTTCAAGCTGGTCAACGACGGCCACGCCCTGCCGTATGCGTCACCCGAGCGGCCGTACCTGCCGTCCTGGGCCATTTGGAAGAACGAGGCCTACGGCACCAGCTACGAGCCGATCGTATTTGTCTATAACGCCCGCCAGCTTCCCGCCGAACTGGTGCCCGCCACCCACGCCGACTTCGCCCGCATCCTGACCGCGCACCGCGATCTCCTGCGCGGGCGGGTGGCTTCGTACGACATCGAGCATTCCGGCTCTGCCTTCCTGTTCGCCGCCGAAGACGCGCGCACCACGCCGGTGTTCTGGGACGTCGCCCGCGCGCTGGGCGCGGCCAACGTCAACCTCTATACGACTACCGCGGCGATGCTCGAGCGGGTCGCCTCCGGCGAAAGCCTGCTCGCCTACAACGTGATCGGTTCCTACGCGGCGCGCTATGCCGACCGCAATCCTGCGCTGGCGATCAAGATGCCGGCGGACTATACGCTGGTCGCCACGCGCGTCGCCTTCATCGCGCGCCGCACCACGCATCCCAATGCCGCGCGGTTATGGCTCGACTTCGTGCTCTCGCGCGAAGGGCAGAGCGTGATGGCCAACCGTGCCTTTCTCTTCTCATTGCGCCAGGACGTGGAAACCGGCCTGACCGCAAAGCGCCTGCTCGCCGAGCTGGGCAATACGCATCGTCCGATTCCGGTCGGGCCGGGTTTACTCGCGCATCAAGATCAGCTCCGCCGTGCCGATTTCCTCAAGCGATGGCATGCCGCGCTGGGTCGCTAG
- a CDS encoding porin — protein sequence MKMKLFAAAVAALAAGGAYAQSSVTLYGVADVGVEWANKVPGADGQGHSRVAMQSGNLSGSRWGLRGVEDLGGGLKGIFNLESGFNLDTGTSAQSSRLFGRNAYVGLQGQWGQLTLGRQQNLLYDFSLAYDPMAIAGRYSITAQDAFMAGRADNAIKYIGTFGGLSVSALYAFNRDGQEVAGVNKLGREWSLGANYAAGPFGLGVVYDQSNGTAASNASFAAQNAAADTKEQRATIAGSYAFGPAKLYAGYRWYHANFATVAGAGNLRSNLYWLGAGYQATPALTLTGTAYYQQFKNSGTGNPWLFVVGTDYALSKRTDAYFNVAYAKNSNGSTLGVAGINGASSGNATTLQSTDNQVLSNATNTGNQFGAVVGIRHKF from the coding sequence ATGAAAATGAAACTGTTTGCAGCTGCTGTTGCAGCTCTGGCCGCCGGTGGCGCCTACGCTCAATCGTCCGTGACTCTGTACGGTGTGGCCGACGTCGGCGTGGAATGGGCCAACAAGGTGCCGGGCGCTGACGGCCAAGGCCATTCGCGCGTTGCAATGCAGTCGGGCAACCTGTCCGGCTCGCGCTGGGGCCTGCGTGGCGTTGAAGACCTGGGCGGTGGCCTGAAGGGTATCTTCAACCTGGAAAGCGGCTTCAACCTGGATACCGGCACGTCGGCCCAAAGCAGCCGCCTGTTCGGCCGTAACGCCTACGTTGGTCTGCAAGGTCAATGGGGTCAGCTGACCCTGGGCCGTCAGCAAAACCTGCTGTACGACTTCTCCCTGGCCTATGATCCGATGGCCATCGCTGGCCGTTACTCGATCACGGCACAAGACGCCTTCATGGCTGGCCGTGCTGACAACGCCATCAAGTACATCGGCACGTTCGGTGGCCTGAGCGTTTCGGCTCTGTATGCGTTCAACCGCGACGGCCAAGAAGTTGCCGGCGTGAACAAGCTGGGCCGCGAGTGGAGCCTGGGTGCAAATTACGCTGCTGGCCCGTTCGGCCTGGGTGTGGTGTATGACCAATCGAATGGCACGGCGGCGTCGAACGCTTCGTTCGCTGCTCAGAACGCTGCGGCTGACACCAAGGAACAACGCGCCACGATCGCTGGCTCGTACGCCTTCGGCCCGGCCAAGCTGTACGCTGGCTATCGTTGGTACCATGCCAACTTCGCAACGGTTGCTGGCGCTGGCAACCTGCGTTCGAACCTGTACTGGCTGGGTGCTGGCTACCAAGCTACGCCGGCTCTGACGCTGACGGGCACGGCTTACTACCAACAGTTCAAGAACAGCGGTACGGGTAACCCGTGGCTGTTCGTTGTCGGTACCGACTACGCTCTGTCGAAGCGCACCGATGCCTACTTCAACGTCGCCTATGCTAAGAACAGCAATGGCTCGACGCTGGGTGTGGCTGGTATCAACGGCGCCTCGTCGGGTAACGCAACGACGCTGCAATCGACCGACAACCAAGTGCTGTCGAACGCCACCAACACCGGCAACCAGTTCGGTGCAGTGGTTGGTATCCGCCACAAGTTCTAA